TACGGTGCGGACAAGGTCGGCCTGCTCACCGGCGACAACGTCATCAACGCGGACGCGCAGGTGGTCGTGATGACCACCGAGGTGCTGCGGAACATGCTCTACGCCGGTTCCGCCGCGCTGGACGGCCTGGCGTACGTGGTGATGGACGAGGTGCACTACCTCGCGGACCGGTTCCGGGGCGCGGTCTGGGAAGAGGTGATCATCCACCTGCCCGCGACCGTGACGCTGGTGTCGCTGTCGGCGACCGTGTCGAACGCGGAGGAGTTCGCGGACTGGCTGGTCACCGTGCGCGGCCACACCGAGGTCGTGGTCTCCGAGCACCGCCCGGTGCCGCTCTGGCAGCACATGCTGGTCGGCCGCCGGATGTTCGACCTGTTCCACGACGCGGACGCGGCCCGCAAGCACGACGTGCACCCGGAGCTGCTGCGGTACACGCGCGAGCAGCTGCGGCGGATGGAGATGGGCGACCGCACGTCCGGCCCCGGCTGGGGCGGCCGCGGCGGGCGGAACAAGCGCTGGCAGCCGCCGCTGCGCTTCGACGTGATCGAGCGCCTGGAGCGCGCCGACCTGCTGCCCGCGATCATCTTCGTGTTCAGCCGGGCCGGGTGCGCCGCCGCCGTGCAGCAGTGCATGGCCGCCGGGCTGCGCCTGACCACGCCGGACGAGCGCGAGGAGATCCGCGCGATCGTCGAGGAGCGGATCACCGCGATCCCCGGTGAGGACCTGACCGTGCTCGGCTACTGGGAGTGGCTGGACGCGCTGGAGCGGGGCCTGGCCGCGCACCACGCCGGCATGCTGCCCGCGTTCAAGGAGGTCGTCGAGGAGCTGTTCGTCCGCGGCCTGGTCAAGGCGGTCTTCGCCACCGAGACGCTGGCGCTCGGCATCAACATGCCGGCCCGGTGCGTGGTGCTGGAGCGGCTGGTCAAGTACAACGGCGAGGCACACGTCGACCTCACCCCGGGGGAGTACACGCAGCTCACCGGCCGGGCCGGCCGGCGCGGCATCGACGTCGAGGGACACGCGGTCGTGGTCTGGTCACCGGAGGTCGACCCCCGGCACGTGGCCGGGCTGGCCAGCACCCGGACGTACCCGTTGAAGAGCTCGTTCCGCCCCTCCTACAACATGGCGGCGAACATCGTCGGCAGCGTCGGCATCGATCGCGCCCGCGAGCTGCTGGAGTCGTCGTTCGCGCAGTTCCAGGCGGACCGCTCGGTCGTCGGCCTGGCCCGCCAGGTGCAGAACAACGTGAAGACCATCGAGGGGTACGAGGACGAGGTGCGCTGCCACCACGGCGACTTCAACGAGTACTTCGGCCTGCGGGTGGCCATCGCGAACCGGGAGCGCGCGATCGCCCGGCAGGGCCAGGCGCAGCGCCGCGCGGAGACCGCCGCGTCGCTG
This genomic window from Catenuloplanes niger contains:
- a CDS encoding DEAD/DEAH box helicase, with translation MTSPAERYAASRRRAAESAKFPRLDDFATDLGFDLDDFQREACQALERGSGVLVCAPTGAGKTVVGEFAVHMALSAPTRKKCFYTTPIKALSNQKYHDLVDRYGADKVGLLTGDNVINADAQVVVMTTEVLRNMLYAGSAALDGLAYVVMDEVHYLADRFRGAVWEEVIIHLPATVTLVSLSATVSNAEEFADWLVTVRGHTEVVVSEHRPVPLWQHMLVGRRMFDLFHDADAARKHDVHPELLRYTREQLRRMEMGDRTSGPGWGGRGGRNKRWQPPLRFDVIERLERADLLPAIIFVFSRAGCAAAVQQCMAAGLRLTTPDEREEIRAIVEERITAIPGEDLTVLGYWEWLDALERGLAAHHAGMLPAFKEVVEELFVRGLVKAVFATETLALGINMPARCVVLERLVKYNGEAHVDLTPGEYTQLTGRAGRRGIDVEGHAVVVWSPEVDPRHVAGLASTRTYPLKSSFRPSYNMAANIVGSVGIDRARELLESSFAQFQADRSVVGLARQVQNNVKTIEGYEDEVRCHHGDFNEYFGLRVAIANRERAIARQGQAQRRAETAASLSKLRPGDVIRIPAGRRAGLAVVIDPGVGGFGEPRPMVLTQDRWAGRVPASDFPGLVEVLDRVRVPKNFNPRSPAARRDLAAAVTGTGLDRREGRRNRTRSGAADDHELALLRIQMRQHACHQCPDREEHARWAERRHRLEKDTDALRDKVAGRTGSLARTFDAVCGMLTVRGYLSESGEVTDAGRMLARIWTETDLMVAECLRRGTWEGLAPAELAAAVSVAVYEARREGDERASVPRGPVADAVEATTKIWAELEAEEASRGLELTREPDLGFVWPIYRWARGESLEKVLASGHNLDGDMPAGDFVRWARMVVDLLGQISNASGATEEVRTTARQAIGVVNRGVLAYNAVA